The DNA sequence CCTCAGAGAAAACCTGTCCTCGACGTTTGTTCAAGCAAGAGTAGATACCACCGATGGCACTTTCGGGGCACTGAATCTCGACTGTAGATTTCCGTGAGCAGAAGGTAAAAGAGACAGAAGCGATACATACCTAAGAAAACAGGTTCCTGGAGACCAGGCGTGGCAAGCAAGCAAGCAGCGTAGCAAACGCGACGGCATGTAGCAATGATCTGCCCTCCACCACGGTGAATGGCATCAGCGTGCAGCTGAACAGAGAGGGTGGCGTTAGTTATAGCAGAAGCCAGAAACCATATCACTGCTTACAGTAGCATCGAGAATGTTGATACGAATACCACGCATGTTCTCTTCAGCGCAGACTCCTTTCTTAGTAGCCCACTGGAATGCGGCAACGCAAGAATCCTTAATTTCGTTCAAGTACTGAACACCCTTTGTAACATCGACCAACAGATTGGGACCGGTAGTGTCAGGACCGAAACACCATATTTTCCTGGCGTCAGTAATATCCCATCCGAACTCATCGGCGAGGACACGCGCACGAACCTTGAAATCGTCGCGAGCGTTAATCTTGCCCTCCTCAATGGCCTTGGAGAGGTCGTCTTCGAGAGGCAGAGCCTTGGCGTAGAGGCGATTGTGCTTGTTCTGCGATTTCGAAAGAGCGACAATCGAAGACTCCGCTCTGACGGTCTCACGGTAGGGAACAACGGGGTCGGAGATCTTGAGGGGAACACCAGCGTGATCTTCTTGAAGGTCCTGAACGATATGTTAAAACTTCATTCTCGCAACAGACGACACTCAATATGCTCACCTTCAAGCAAATTTCCAAGTGAAGCTCACCGGCACCAGCGACAATGTGCTCACCAGTTTCCGACATCGATGTTTGGACACATGGGTCGGACTTGGAGAGACGCTTAAGACCTTCGACGAGCTTGGGAAGATCGGCAGCGCTCTTGACTTCAACGGCGACCTGCACGACGGGAGAGACGGAGAACCTCATGACCCTCATGTTATGTGCAGTTTCCGAGGTGGTGAGAGTACCGCTCTTCAACAAGAATTGATCGATACCGACAAGACCAACGATGTTACCAGCGGGACAGTCCTCGATGGGCTCAATGGAACGACCCATCATGAGTACGGTACGCTGGATAGATTTGACGAAGAGGTCATCCTTCTTTCCGGGAATGTAGTTGGGACCTTGAATACGAATCTTGGGTCCTGAACGGACGGTACCAGAGAAGACACGACCGAAGGCGAAGAAACGACCTTTATCTGAAGTCGGCACCATCTTGGAGACGTAAAGAACGAGCGGGCCGTTGGGGTCACAGTCACGAATACCGAGGGCAGACTCGTCGTCCATAGGACCTTCGTAGAGGGTCTCGACACGGTATTTTTGAGCAGTGGCGGCAGAGGGTAGGTTGATAACAATCATTTCCAGGAGGGAGTCGCCGGCGGGCAAGAATTTACGCATGACGACCTTAAGCAGGGCCTTTCCTTCGAGGTCGCGCTCATTCTGAGCAAGCTTAATCTCAAGCTTCTCGAGTATGGGACCGATGGCGTCCTTCTTGTGGTTCATAACGGCATCGAAAATTTTGAAGATGGGATCAAGAATGAACTGGTTGAAGGCACGTTCTAGAGGCTTGCCATCAGCATCTGTGTTCTTGGTGGACCATTTACGAGTGGCAGGGTTGAAGAAATTGTCTCCCCACAACTTGTCCATCATCTTCTCCTTGTCAACACCGAACTTCTTCGCATATCGGGAGGCGAATTGACGCAACGAGAAGGCCCATCCGTGGAGACCAGAACCGAAAGCGACGGTACCCTTATCGGGGTAAACCTGGACGTCACCGAGGGCAACGTCATTGTAAGTGGAAACAATAACATTCACACTCTCAATGGTACGGCGGAATGATTGGTAGAGGGATTCCTTGTCGACCTGCAATTCGAGCAAGGCACGGTCGACCTTATTGATGATGACGACGGGTTTGATACGTTCCGTCAGAGCTTGACGAAGAACGGTTTCGGTTTGTACACAAACACCGTCAACACAGTCAACAACGACGAGGGCACCATCGGTGACACGGAGGGCAGCAGTGACTTCGGAAGAGAAGTCGACGTGGCCAGGAGAGTCGATCAAGTTGATCAAGAATTCGTTTCCTGAGCGATCGCATATCAGCCAACATGCGGATAGCTCAGGGTTTGGAAACGCACAGACTGTCTTTTGCTTGATTGCATCGACTTCATCCTTGTTGAGCTCGAAGTACATCGATATGGCGGTTGATTTGATGGTGATACCACGTTCTTTTTCATCTGGTCTTGTGTGGGTGAATGGCACATCACCAGTTTTTGCGCTAGCAATGATACCAGCCTTCGAAACCAGCGAGTCGGTCAGTGTAGATTTTCCGTGATCgactagaaaagaaaatgaacaGGTCGGCCTAGGAGATAAAGATAGGAGGCTCACCATGAGCGATGACACTCATGTTACGAATGTTGGTTGGCCGATCCATAAGACCACGAATCTGGTCTGAACAAGTATAAAGGTCGTGTCAGACCCATACACTGGCACGTTAACCTCCTCTGCAACTTGCCTACGGTGAAGTTACTGGCATGAAAACTTTTGATTAGTCGATGAGAGAAAAGGAATCGAACGAAACTTACACCATGGTGACTTGATTTTACAGAGAGGAGTGGAGAaacggaagatgaagaatcTGATACAGTCACAATAGGGAGGAAGAAAGCTGGGGATTGTTGAATGGAAGcgtttgaacgttgaactaaCATCGGTATTTAGGGAAGGTTCGGTTCCGGCAACCGTGACTTGGCGCGGACCCGGCACGCTCCGTCGGTCCCTCTCAGTCACATGGTGTCGCTGTGACTCGTATTTTAAGATTTGGTATGTCCATTCCATCCGAGTCATATAACATATTTGACTGAAATTTTATTTCTCCCCCGCCGACTTTGAATTTGCATGATGTTACCAACTTGCCACCAACTTGGAAGAACGCACATCTACCTCAacgaaaccatgaataattTGTACATTTACGAGTCGCTTTCAAAGGTTTGGCTGAACCAGATGTACTAGGGATCTTGAGAGCTCCTGGCTTAAATTGGAAGGTCTCAAAAGGAAATCCACAGAGgtcaaagaagaagataGTAGCAGTTGACTTTCTATCATAATGATCGAAGTTACGGGCGACTTAGTCGAGtctccccccctcccccccctccccgaTAGTAGTCTATCAAAGCAGTTCAGATAACTTGGCTCAATGTAATATACTGTAGCTATAGCATTTTTGAATTCTTTTATTTGTAATTCTTGTGACGATACCCCATTCCGCCTTCTCTCGATTCATCGCGCTGGGTGTACTGGCAGAAACCTCGAACCCAATTAAAATTTAATGCATAATTCGATTTCTATGTCAAGCACCCATTTCAAACCGAGTACTTATACCACATGGTTTAAAGTTAATGTACGAAGTATATTCGATACAACAAATGCGCATGGCCATAAGCCCGGAACACGACTGGAGGCGACGACTATAGAACTCGAATGCTCAAGACATTGCCGAGATGGAGGACGAAGCCGAAAGCAAGTTTCAGTCCGGGCATCCCGGTTCACTCCTATTTTTGGCCAGCCTTAAGTACCCTGATTCACATTCCCGGTGACTCCTTTACCCCTTTACTCATCCTTGAGCTATAAAGAATCCTCTCTTCCACTCCTTGTCTCCAGTCTCGACGTTCTCTGTCCTTTCTTCCCCCTCAGCATCATCAGAAAGAATGTTCACTCTAGATCAGTTAAACGGCGCAATCCTGGCAGACATCTTCTCAATGGTTCGTGGTAGCTTCTAGATATCATCCGGCCACTCATTCTTCTCAACTTCGTACAGATTCACGACTCTTCGAGGCACACGCTATTCTCTTTACTTCGAGTCAACGGGGAAGTTTATCACCACACGCTACCGCTTATCTATCAACAATGTACATTCGATTTCACGCAAGCGGTACCTTCAGGAGAGACTAATCCATTCCTGATAACGCAGAAGAAACTTAATAAGATACTTGAAGCGGATTCCAGCTCGATAGTTCTCCGATCGGTCCGGAAGATCGTCTTACGCTCGAATAATGCGATTTGGGCTGGTAATTCTGATGATGGATACCCGTACGTACCCTCCGAAAACGAAGTTTACGATAAATGGTCATCCCTTGTCAAATTTGTCTCTCGGGCTTCTCACCTGAAGGAACTAGTATTCGACTGTCGCGAGCGGGTACCCCTGATCCTCCTCGAAACTTTACAAAATTTCCACCCGGCCTGTAGGTTGCACGTCCGGAATTGGACTCGACTTAGTTCCGACACGAAGGTTGGAGATCCATACGAAGAGGCTTTGGCCCGTTCTCCTTGTCTTCGGAGCATCCATATTCTTAGCCTTACCGGAGGCAGTGAACTGAACCTGGATGAAGCCGCATTTCAACGGATCCTTGCTTTATCTCCACACTTGGAATCCTTCACCTACCTCACTCAAGACGTGGGCCGGAGTTGCGTACGGTATGATTTTGGCCAAACACATCGGCAGGAAGCCCCCAAGTTTTCGGAGGCAACTGTGCGGAAGGATATGAAAACGATAAGATGGGGGAAATCCGAGCCTGTGTATGGTTCAGGTTCGAGAGGTTTTTTGGACCGTTCAATGATCGAGCATTGGGGAGCTTTCATGAATTTTCAAACTGTCCAAATGTTGGATCTAGGTTGGGTCCAGGATCCGGAAGTGTTGGAGTACATCATGACCCGGCGGACGTTTGAAGGCGTTAGAGATCTGTCATTCAAGCTCGTCTCTATCACAGGGTTAGATTCAGTAAGTGTTGAGCAAAGATTACGAGATGCAGTGAACCGTTTCCTTTCTTCGTTTACGCGTCTGGAATCCCTATCCATCGACAATTACCACAGGCGGATCGACCTCGGTTCTCTACTCGCCTCTCATGGCGAATCCTTAcgttccctttctcttcgcTATATAGAGGAGTACCGAGCACGGCCAGTTTTAACCCTCGAAGACCTCCATCTCATACGCACATCGGCATCCCACTTAGAAACCCTCGGAATCGATATCAACTTCACGCCTAAGGGAAAGTACGAATCAGAGGCGTACGAGGTCCTTGGCTCCTTCCATAATCTACGGACCCTCAACGTCTATTACAATATTAAGGCCGTCGACGAAACGTTTGGCGAAGAGGTTTATTGGAAGGTCGCAAAGACACCGGCATCCAAATTGGAAGAGGTGAATTTATATGTTCAAGAGCTGCCAGAGTCTCCATTGGGAGGACGGATCGTGTGGATGATGGACGCGATTGGGCACGGGCCGAGCCAAGCTCAGCACCGGACATTTCACATGAGGAGGTGTGAAAGGGATGACATGAGGCATTGCTTACAATCGGACGGAGTGTAATGTCGTAAATTACTCGCGGATCGTAACGAGCACTCTCGTCGGCGTTTTCGTTCGTTATGGCATGGTCGAGGGAAACCTTCATCTGAAAAATGGAATTCGCTGTATAACTCTTTTagattcaaaaaaaaaataatgttGTTGGGATTAGTACTCAACACCGTAAAAGCACAGCGAAGGAGCAACCGAGCAGCGTTCTTTCAATTCTTCTTATCCTAAGACCCTGAGTATAAGAGTTTTACTGAGCAGTTTTGGGACCCGTAGCCTCTCAAAGGGGAACCGATAGAGGCTAAGTAGCGATCAGTGTCGACGGTGAAGGTGAGAAACAAGAAGCAAAGGTGCCGCGGCTACCTTATATGGAAATACGCTTTAAACTGGTCCTTTCCTTCCCAAATGAGAAAATCGGGCCAAAAAGAAGACATGACGCCATTAATAGAAAACGCCAATCTTCCCTCAACTTCACCTGTCTTCACCTGTCGTCCCCCTTCTCCTCACTACACTTCTCAATTTTCTTTCTAGCAGAGTCAAGAATACACTGTCAATCGAAATATTAAATAAATCGCAAACTGCCCCGTTAATGAGGTGATTTTTCCAGGATCCATAATCTGTCGCTTGAAGCTTCTGAAATTTTATATATGCATTAGTGATGCAAAAACCA is a window from the Marasmius oreades isolate 03SP1 chromosome 6, whole genome shotgun sequence genome containing:
- the EFT1_2 gene encoding Elongation factor 2, with translation MVNFTVDQIRGLMDRPTNIRNMSVIAHVDHGKSTLTDSLVSKAGIIASAKTGDVPFTHTRPDEKERGITIKSTAISMYFELNKDEVDAIKQKTVCAFPNPELSACWLICDRSGNEFLINLIDSPGHVDFSSEVTAALRVTDGALVVVDCVDGVCVQTETVLRQALTERIKPVVIINKVDRALLELQVDKESLYQSFRRTIESVNVIVSTYNDVALGDVQVYPDKGTVAFGSGLHGWAFSLRQFASRYAKKFGVDKEKMMDKLWGDNFFNPATRKWSTKNTDADGKPLERAFNQFILDPIFKIFDAVMNHKKDAIGPILEKLEIKLAQNERDLEGKALLKVVMRKFLPAGDSLLEMIVINLPSAATAQKYRVETLYEGPMDDESALGIRDCDPNGPLVLYVSKMVPTSDKGRFFAFGRVFSGTVRSGPKIRIQGPNYIPGKKDDLFVKSIQRTVLMMGRSIEPIEDCPAGNIVGLVGIDQFLLKSGTLTTSETAHNMRVMRFSVSPVVQVAVEVKSAADLPKLVEGLKRLSKSDPCVQTSMSETGEHIVAGAGELHLEICLKDLQEDHAGVPLKISDPVVPYRETVRAESSIVALSKSQNKHNRLYAKALPLEDDLSKAIEEGKINARDDFKVRARVLADEFGWDITDARKIWCFGPDTTGPNLLVDVTKGVQYLNEIKDSCVAAFQWATKKGVCAEENMRGIRINILDATLHADAIHRGGGQIIATCRRVCYAACLLATPGLQEPVFLVEIQCPESAIGGIYSCLNKRRGQVFSEEQRPGTPMFTVKAFLPVAESFGFNGELRSHTAGQAFPQCVFDHWELVPGSPLDKGSKIEEVVTKIRTRKGLKPEIPSLDTYYDKL